The nucleotide sequence TAAATGGAAATTCAAATCTGTCATGTGAAGTGAAGTTTTTCCCTTTCGTATAAATTAGGGCTCCAGCACATATTGTATGtgtatgtatgtaaatattGGGTTCTCATATATACtgtgacccaaaggatctattgtttATCTTCTATTGAGgggacagtgccccgatagtaCTCCTCTTACTATCTGTAGGTTGTTCTTACTTAGGCTGATACATTCAACAGATCTTCTCTGATTACAGTTTCTCAGGAGAGTATTTGTCTGTCTCAGCCACTGTAAATTGTCCCAGTAACTAGTTATGCCCTATCTAGCTCATTTTTAAAAGATTCTTTTATTGTTCTATAGCTTATACCACAAAACAATTCAGGTCCTAAGAAGGGTTTTCCTGcccttattttaaaaattttatcagcTATTTTGTTTCCATCCACTCTGGTGTATCCCAGAATCCATTGcagggtaactttatttttcttgcctagcaCATATTTTACGCAcaactatttattttcaaaatagaatagcttaaagttagtttttatcttggaaacattttcaaaagaatatgcTAACAATAAGTGTTTAATTTATCTACAGACATATAAACATACTTAACACACTCACAATTACTCTATCTGCACCTTCAAGCCTTCCGTAAATGGCTAGTTCATATCTGGTTATAAGGAATGAGAGTGTTATTGTCTGAGAATACCACCAACAGTTCCAGAATTCTAACTTAGGCATGTAACAgattaaaacattaaattcaatATGTACTCCAGTGAAAAGCAGTACAATCaaccaattttataataaaaacaattcaaattggtttttaattttcttatagaTTAAATTCTTTCTAGTAATTTGTTGTTTATAGGTTCTTATGTTTAGAATATTAacttctttcaaataattataaaaaactgatttaatttacaattttatcagTTATTTTGCAAAAACCGTCTATAAAGCAAAAAAGCATCTGTttctataatttgataaattttataaaagccaggataaatttatagaaaatcgTAAGTATTTCATAAGAtctttattagaaaaaagtCAAACAACATTTATTTTCCTTTACTTTCACGCTCTGCTTTTCTTTCCGCTGCACGTTTAAGTTGTTGTTTCGTGCTTAAATTGTGCcttttggaaaatctttggTTTTTAAGGAATTTGGCATccatctaaaaaaattaaaaacagatTATATCTAAAGCACATTAACACAAACTACTATTGAAAACTATCATACCacttatatttctaaatttattttatttactcaaGGAAACAACATTTAATGTAAGAAAATaagtattgaaacaaataagaTAACATAATCATACTGTAGCTTATTTGGTTAAAATTAACAGATAAATCATATCATTAGTTCAGAAAATTCAAGTAATGATGAATATGTAAGGTACTGCAactttactataaaatataaaaataagagtaaaaaatgtaaatttgacCAGTAAAAGATTTACGATTGCTATAGATACAAGTTTACtagaaatcattattatttgatattttaaccaaaaaaaaaacagaagtgTAAAAATTAAGGTTTCATGATTACCCACACTTAAAGCTAACCATAAGGTGGTGAAACAAAGATTTTCTGTTACCCAGAATTAGTTCCTATTTCAAAGATTTTCTGTTACCCAGAATTACACACAGTGTCTGTTAAAGCAGATTAaatccagaaaacattaaacaATGTAAAGTTATACCTTATACTCGTTCGTACATATACTaatataaaactgaataaattttaaaacagataagGCATATTTGTAGTGGTGCGACAATTTCaaacagaaatttataaattgaaataatttacaatttaagGCATAAAAGAACTGTCAAATGTAGAATAAtccaaatttgaaaagaaataaaatgtatacttaaaaaatgtgaatgcatgtaaattatttcattgaaattcgTAAAAAGTTACTTACCCCTAAAGTAGATTCATGACGGAATCGTTTAGGTTTTTTAATTCCATTACGATGGGCTTTACGATCTATAacgaaataatattattagttaaggtattatatattttacatgtATTTTACTTACTTTGATTATGATTTGTGTGATTCTTTGACTTCGCCATCTCTTTTGAGATTAACCTAAAAAAAAGTtcgttaatataaaaaatgaaaaataaaaatgtcggAATATTTTTCTAAGCTTTGAAGTTAAGATACAGCgttatattaagaaaaaaactgatggattgatgaaataaatttaaaattatttaccttCACAGTATATTGTATACTGCCAAATGTCAGAAGAACGTTGACGGTTGACTTTTGCATAGATAAACTTATGGAGTGTAGATACACTCCATAGATAAACTGTAAGTATGACgttcatattttctttcttcttttttaatatgttaATATTCCTAATGGGCGTTTTCTTCGTAAGTATAAATCCTTGTATTTATACCATACATGAACTACGAAGTAGCTGcatgaattattaaatatttgtttatagatTTCAATGAGGATAACTTTATTAACCACAAATATGGTaggaataaaaaatcaattattaaaaccCTTTTTATTagctcaaaaaattttatttaaaaattgtcaaaagtgaaaaattacatgaaaatataAGTACTATATCATAGTTTCCAATAAGcgaaattccaaatatataacaTGCATTCATTCACCAAAGCTTTGATGAAAATCCTCCTGGAGGGACTCTTCCTTTCTGTTGGACAGAAGATGCTGGTTCTTTACTTATTTCGGGCTGTGAAGAAGGAAGAACAGTCTTCACTGGACTTGTTTGTGTAATGTCTGTATTAGTTCCTTCAAGAATTGATGAAGCATTTCTGCCATGATCTTTCCTAGTAGTTTTAGTCTCGTTCttctcattatcaaaaatattcgtgTGTCCACCACCCGGAGGTCTCAATACTCTACTAGAATTCCTTGTAGAATCACTTAATCCAACATTTATGTTCGTGGAGGTCATTCTGAAATTTTCATGTGTTAGCAACTAATCCAGTTATACATACGTAAGAAAGTACATTTAATCTTACCTGAATGATTCTTTCTtctaacaaattaaaattcagACTATAGTCCTCCAAACTAGTTACTACCAGAGATTTCTGCGGTATCCAACAGGAAATGAATAATCTACTAACGTCAACTGTCTTAAACaggtttttatgtatttttttgcgattttaatttacaaaaatatatctggCTTTTCtgtcaatttaaaattaacggttattatcattcatttactaataacataattatttcaaatgcataaaaaattatcataagaAATGTCTAAGGctacaacaaattttaattaacatttaGTTTGTACTTATtagatgaataataataagCACATTActatgaattttataaatatcgaGAAATGAgggacaaaaatataaatagaagatATCAGTTAATTCTAAACAAGAATCATTAGCGTATAATGTTAATCTTCtagttcaaatataatttaattaaattgttttaatatcgagCTATGGAAGCTTTAGACACTCTCTATTCGAGAAAATGCAGTTGGTAACATCTCCTTTCAACACGTGTCCAACTTATGGTGTAAAACcatagattttttttgtttattaagtataatatatattaaagaaaatgaattaataCATCATTTCAAGTGGAGTACTTGaagaataaaaagtaaaatattaaattcaaataacaatatgaagaatttttatcaaaaaatatagagaaaaaatagtGACTATTGAAGcctataaatttagtttttatagtAAAGTATAAGTCAATGTAAGAGggcaattattttatattctattttaaaaaatgacgcAACCTGAATTTGTATTTCCAGGAGAAATTATAAAGGAAGTAAAATCTTTAAGAGGTTTAACAGTATTGGGTCCAGGTCTCAGACAAAATGAAGATCCCACAAATGTATTGTGTGTAACTCAACCTGGCAAGTTATGTTTCAGAGAGCCCAATGTATATTGGATTGAAGGAAATAGAACTAGGTATGTTCCAAAAAAGGGAGATTTGGTTGTTGgaattgtgataaaaaaagCTGGAGCTACTGTAAAAGTAGATATTGGTAGTGCTGAACATGCTGCTCTTTCGCTATTATGTTTTGAAGGAGCTACTAAGAAGCAAAAAGCAGATGTTAAAGTTGGTGATGTAGTGTATGCTAAATTGATCAATGCACACAAAGAAATGGAACCCGAATTAGTTTGTATAGACTCTTACTTTAAAGCTGGACCGTTAGGAGTACTTTCAAGCGAAGGATACTGTTTTACAATATCTCTGACACTTGCCCAAAGCCTTTTAGATATCGAAAATTCCATGTTGAAGTTTTTAGGAGAGAAATTTGTTTATGAGATTGTTGTTGGTGTAAATGGTAAAGTTTGGATTAATGCTAGAAAGACcactgatattttgaatttgatgaaAGTTTTACAAATAGTTGATGAACATGGTATTACAAGTGTATctgaaattagaaaatttattttatgatctACATTAAACAATGTGGAAATAATTCTtgtgttttattaataatttagcAACTGAATTTTCCTAACATGATACAAACATATTGagaaaacgaaaattatatctaaatttacaaatataaatgtatGATAAATATAAcatgtataaaaaatgaatgCAAGTATGAACAGatagaacaaattaaaaattagataaactaatagaaatatattaacAATCATGAATAAAACTACAATTAGGAGTATAGTAGAACAATTAGAAAATAAGGAGATAAATCAATagcaataaaacaaaaatacaataagGAATATAAGAGAGCCATttaaaaacaagaagaaactaGAGATAAAgctataatatgaaaaaacacgAATAAAAGTACAATAAGAAATATACAAAGTATAGATTCTAAAAAGCAAGATGTgtagaaacaatattttcaaaaagaatgtgTTAAACCAttggaaataaagaaatttgttttaatttggtAAGTATAacagataattaaaaaaaatgcctagaaaacaaaaaagataagatatgaaaatgatacTGTATGATGAAGagataaaacaaattcattctTTAACAATACAAACATCCTATACATATTCACTAaacttctaaaaatatttttttaaaattcagaTAAATCTGTTTCTTTCGttaaaaaatatggataaaCGATGTATTAGTAAAAGTTATATATTCATTATGAGGACATACCTGTGATAAAAATCAATACAAATGATAttgatcattattttattagttattatatgatacattgttttatatttattatcatattattatgtatatattaaatattttttgtatatgacCTTGGATGAAAATATTACATaagtaatttgttttattatatatatacatatatgtattttattcataagaaaaaaatcacttgTGACATTAcaccttttgtttttttttctaatcatgAAGAATCAGACGAACATGTTATTTTAGTAATGGGTTAATAGAAAGTAGAAGTGAGATAGATACCTCTAAAGAGTATTGTTTTTGATTGGCTTAGAAGTTTACAAATGCAAACAACGCCGTATAAAGATGAAAGATACAATTTTGAATTCGTTCGAGTGAAAGAGATAACCTGGTAGCTGCGGTTGATTGTATCATGTgccaaataaataaatgcaaGACGTAAAAAGTATAGACGTACGTTATGAATAGActtttataatggaaaaaaagaGAGCAGATGATAAGAGTGTCTTTGACCTTTGCGTCGGTGTATAAGCTCAACACAAGGCCGCGCCATATTGAAACGAATCAGTTGTCTGTTAATTTTGGCTCGGGGTGAATTGGTGTCTCGCGCTTTTCACTTTTTTcgtgtttttataaaaataaatttaatcaaaactactcgatattattaataataaggTGTGACACATATTCCAGTAGTTCATTtgagaaaagtttttatattttgataacaagtagaatgatgattttttattcagaaaagTGTATATACATGCAGGAAGATAATCGATTTGTCAACGCGAGTTTAGATTACAATTTCGGTGCACTAATTGACCTAAGGTGCGTTCAACCATCACTTCATAAATGTACCATGTTTGGTGTCGTTGGATGCGGCTTCTTCTGATTTGTATCGTGGTTG is from Diorhabda carinulata isolate Delta chromosome 1, icDioCari1.1, whole genome shotgun sequence and encodes:
- the LOC130891043 gene encoding uncharacterized protein LOC130891043; translated protein: MTSTNINVGLSDSTRNSSRVLRPPGGGHTNIFDNEKNETKTTRKDHGRNASSILEGTNTDITQTSPVKTVLPSSQPEISKEPASSVQQKGRVPPGGFSSKLW
- the LOC130896524 gene encoding exosome complex component RRP40, giving the protein MTQPEFVFPGEIIKEVKSLRGLTVLGPGLRQNEDPTNVLCVTQPGKLCFREPNVYWIEGNRTRYVPKKGDLVVGIVIKKAGATVKVDIGSAEHAALSLLCFEGATKKQKADVKVGDVVYAKLINAHKEMEPELVCIDSYFKAGPLGVLSSEGYCFTISLTLAQSLLDIENSMLKFLGEKFVYEIVVGVNGKVWINARKTTDILNLMKVLQIVDEHGITSVSEIRKFIL
- the LOC130896579 gene encoding 60S ribosomal protein L29 codes for the protein MAKSKNHTNHNQNRKAHRNGIKKPKRFRHESTLGMDAKFLKNQRFSKRHNLSTKQQLKRAAERKAERESKGK